DNA from Candidatus Omnitrophota bacterium:
TTCACTGGATAGCCTACCAGTGCTAACGAATAGTCCATTGTACTGGGTATGTATCTTTCCGTCTGGATACACTAGAGCACTATCCCTAGTTAGGTTATTAAGGTAAGTGCTCAATAGCTTCTCATACCCCCTAACTTTCAATATGGCTGATATTATTGGACCATATACTTCATGGGTTCTGTATTTATCAAGTGTTTCTTCCCTTGTGTTTGGAAGAGGGCTACCTATAGAGTAAAACAGCTTACTTACTTGTGCTGGGCTACATGGATTAAACGGCTTTCCAGTAGTTATTTGCAGATTTTTGATGGGTCCTACTTTTGATAGTTTCTTCTTTGCCACCAATAGTTCTTTATTAAACTTTTTTCTTAGGTGTTCTACCTTATTGAAGTCAATATCTAATCCTTGGGCTTGCATCGAAACCAGCGCTGGGGTTCTGTCAACGTACATTCTATAGGGCTTAAAGAGTGATCCCCCTATTTTGTTCTTTTGTTTGTGATACAGCTTCATTGTCCATTTACTGTCAAGACCGTTATATTCGAGCAGTCTTTTTACAGAATAACCCTCTAGCCTTTTCCTGTTTAGGTTATACACACTCTTTATTCTGAACCCAAAGTATTCTAGTGTGAGAAAGTCAAGGGAATGACACCTTTTTCTTTCATCTAGTGTAAATGCTTGTGCTTGGGTGTCCTCCCAATTGCGCCAAAGTATTCGCTTATCTCTATCGAATATATGGTAGAACCACTCTAATTCGTAGGCTAGGTTGTGTATGATTATTCCTGCATTATGCTTTGTCAATATGTCATATACTTGGTCGGCTACAATGGGGCACCACTCTAGGGCAATCGTTTCATCATTTGTATTTGTGAAAGCAATGCTCAATATCTTGGACTTTTTATGATATGGTCTTAATGTATTAGCTTCAATATCTAATGCTAATAGGCTATGCCCATGAACAATCTTCTGTAACTTCTCGACACCGAGCTTAGCGCGTTTCGCATCATACGTGGCAATGTTGGATGTAATCTCCCTTGTTGTTGGAATAATAGGGGATTGTGTTCCCATCCCCATTACAACCTTATCAATGGCTTCCCATATATCGTTTTTGAAGCAATCATATAGGTAATCTTGCCCCATTCTGTTAACGTATGATGGGTGTAAACAAGGGAAATACCAGCAAGCGTGATTGCCTACTTTTATTGGTACTTGTCTACCCCTCCAATTTGTTATGGTGTTTTCCTTTAGAAGTGCTTGTAATGGAATTGCGCCAAATCCTATAATCACCTTTGGCTTAGTTCGCTCTATGTCCTCTATCAAATACTTCAAGCAGCAGGATAAAGCTCTATTAGTTGGAGTACCCGGTGGGAAACATCTAACTACATTGTTCCATCTTATCCACTCTTTGGGTGTATTAGAGGGTAAACATGCTCTTAATGTTTGACCAGCTTTCCCAACAAACTGCTTTCCCTGTTGGTCCTCGTTTTTTCCTGGGGCTTCTCCGAGAATATAAATCCTTGGTTTGTTTGACCCAGTAGGTTTCATTTTAGGCGATAAGATTTTGAGTTGGTTGTAAGGGCAACTATCACACCCATCTTCGTTAAGGGTAATAGGTTCATTAGTCGATTTACTCTTAATCTGTAACTTGGTGAAAAGACCGTCCATTGTGTTTTCCCTTTAACTTATTGTGTTCACCAATAGTACGCTATCTACGCATTTCCTTTAGTATTTTCTTTTGGAGTTTCTTGTTCAAGTTAAAATACTTCTTTTGCCTCTTTTCCGAATAGTGGCTAGATACCACTGCCAGGGCGTGAATCCAAAGGAAAAGACCAATAGGGGGAAACGCTAGGGTACCAACAAGTAGAATCGCACTAAATGCAAAGTGGAAAATCTTGCCAGTGAACAAAACACCCAAAGGCGGACAAAAGATTGTAATGATGTAAAGCATTTTATTCTCCCTTGTTCAGTTTGGTTCGCACTGATTGTGACATTCTATAACGCATTAGCTCTTGGGCAAATGGAAGTATCCTTTCGCACCAATCGAGAACATGGTGCTTTGGCACATTGGATACTTCTACACTAGCATAAGGGCCTATTGGAAAACAAGCTGTTTTCTCAAAAATATATGCCTCTTCTTTTGTCATAGGCTTATTACCCTCCATCTTTTTTATAGCCTTTTCAACGTCAAACTCGTCACCCTTTAGGTCTGGAACTCCACGTAATAGGGCCCTCCAAAATCCCCTAATAAACTCATTTGTTTCACCCGAAATACTTTCCAAGCACTCTATTGCATATCTCTTCCCTTCAATGCGTCTGTTTGCTGCTTCTTTCTCATTTTCTGGTGGGGTGTGCAACCTAATCCTTTCCATTTAATGCTCTCCAATCTCTCAGAACAAATGTCACAATACTTTTTTATGGCTTCAATTCCTAAAGCCCTTACCCCAAGTTTCCTTGCTTCAAATAACATTGTTCCTGAACCACAAAAAGGGTCTACTGTAATTCCTCCCTTTGGTGTTATGTACCTAATCAGCCAATTAGCGAGAAAATTGGGTGTCCTTGCTGGGTGCCCATAAGTGGATGGGATATCACGGCTATTTGAATTAGCTACTACTATAACATTTGGGGGACAAGTACCCCCAGACTGAATACCCCTTTGATAAAAAGAGGCCCTCGATTTACAATGCAGCCCACTTGGCGACATCATTTTTGCTTGACTGAAGTCACTAGCCTTTTTCAATGAAACAAAGCTCATATCCATTAGAATCGCATCTTGTTGTCTGAAACAATTAGGGGAACCCAACCATACACAATACTTAATGGATGGTTTCAGTAAGCCATACTTTCTGCTTATGTGTACAGTTGGAGATGGTGCAATGTTGAACCAGTAAATATCCTGAACCACGTTCCAATCATTAGACCATTTAGACATAAAATCCCATATCCAAGACCGCATCTTTCCGCACTTTTCACTATTTGGTTGAAGTATAAATACTAAACTGCCGCGTTCAGTCAAAGTACGTTTGCAGTTATAGATAACAGTATTAGTCAAATTAAACCAATCAAGCACTGATAACTTACCGTATTCCCTTGGTACTTCTGGATATGGTGGGTCACTCACGATTGAATCAAACACACCATTATCAAAATATGGTAGAATCTTTGAGCTATCGCCATGTATTAGGCACACATTATCAGTGCAAGCGCAATCGCCTGATCTTGTTACCGTCTTTCCGCACCGATAACACTTCGGTTTTCCTGTTGGCGCCCCTAGTCTTTCTCTTTTCATTGGAACCCTCTAATGATTTGTACCAATTATTGCCGTCTTTGGTAGAGTACGAACTTTTAAGTGTGTGTTTGCCATACTTATGCCTCAATTTGTGAAATTGACTTAGTGTAATTCCTTCGGTTTCGTCTACATGATCCCACAACCAGGAATCCCCTATATCTTCTGTATATAGCTTTAGTCTGATTCTACTTCCCCCGCCCATTTACTTACCCCATTTTTCTTTGTTATAAGGTACTGATAATCGAATCCACTATAAGCTAATCCTGTATGGTCAACAACCCATATCTGTTTATTGTCAGCCCTAGAACGTAAACACTCCAATAAGTGGTCTACACCCTCTGGAGATAGGTGGGTAGTTGGTTCATCCCATATCTCTACTTCTGGAAACACGCCTTTTCTGTTGCTTATCAGACTCGCCATTGCTGTTGCGCCAGCGATTCTAAGTCTTTGTGTTTCTCCCCCACTCCAATTATTCCAATCTACTGGTTCGTCATTATTGGGTGAAATAATAGATATGTGAAACCCTGGAATAAACCTACCAGTAGTGCTTAGCTTCTCTACATCATATTTTATGATCCAATCTGAAAGCCCCAATGCAACTAAGTTATTCGCAGTGACAATTTCAAACTCCAAGGTAACGCTGTCAATTAGCCATAACCTTAGCTCTTTAAATCCATTTACCCAATAGGTTGTTCCTGCCAATTCCTTACTTAAAGATTTTACTCTATNNNNNNNNNNNNNNNNNNNNNNNNNNNNNNNNNNNNNNNNNNNNNNNNNNNNNNNNNNNNNNNNNNNNNNNNNNNNNNNNNNNNNNNNNNNNNNNNNNNNAAGTTATTCGCAGTGACAATTTCAAACTCCAAGGTAACGCTGTCAATTAGCCATAACCTTAGCTCTTTAAATCC
Protein-coding regions in this window:
- a CDS encoding DNA polymerase, coding for MKPTGSNKPRIYILGEAPGKNEDQQGKQFVGKAGQTLRACLPSNTPKEWIRWNNVVRCFPPGTPTNRALSCCLKYLIEDIERTKPKVIIGFGAIPLQALLKENTITNWRGRQVPIKVGNHACWYFPCLHPSYVNRMGQDYLYDCFKNDIWEAIDKVVMGMGTQSPIIPTTREITSNIATYDAKRAKLGVEKLQKIVHGHSLLALDIEANTLRPYHKKSKILSIAFTNTNDETIALEWCPIVADQVYDILTKHNAGIIIHNLAYELEWFYHIFDRDKRILWRNWEDTQAQAFTLDERKRCHSLDFLTLEYFGFRIKSVYNLNRKRLEGYSVKRLLEYNGLDSKWTMKLYHKQKNKIGGSLFKPYRMYVDRTPALVSMQAQGLDIDFNKVEHLRKKFNKELLVAKKKLSKVGPIKNLQITTGKPFNPCSPAQVSKLFYSIGSPLPNTREETLDKYRTHEVYGPIISAILKVRGYEKLLSTYLNNLTRDSALVYPDGKIHTQYNGLFVSTGRLSSEEPNVQNFPIRKHPEIREVIVAPNGWKLLKGDYKQIEVCVLAMASKDRKLIDAITNGVDIHWEEADALRKIYPGILDHKMVLGDKKKLRTFVKSEIVFASFYGSYPKSISKRIGIPDKYLVQWQSGFWDRYKGVKRWQREVKHFYDAYGYIETLNGRRRRMPLEPTILFNSPIQGSASDITIAAMIRLCKAGHRVVLNIHDDLTTLIEDSPNYGETVDEITQLMLMRSFDWMITPISVELSIGQDWNNLGVIGTYSSEDF